One genomic window of Verrucomicrobiota bacterium includes the following:
- a CDS encoding RluA family pseudouridine synthase: protein MPEFDPALYPSEPELIDPEEFPSWIVHEDSGILAINKPGLVVCHPSKNGPWSSLVGAAREYLGQDLVHLVHRLDRETSGICLLAKDKYHARHSQMAFQNQQISKVYIAVLEGEFMEPIHLNTHLAKDLDSEVYVKQTVRKSNSSKRAETHFQPLLSRGGFTLAKVVPITGRKHQIRVHASHMGHSIVGDKVYGPDDRLYLEFIENGYTESMNAILGFHRQALHAYSVHFEAPLFTRSFIAPLPPDMLGLIEDKMGICAEEIEDFVLSSDKQK, encoded by the coding sequence ATGCCTGAATTTGATCCTGCTTTATATCCATCCGAACCTGAACTTATTGACCCGGAAGAATTTCCTTCCTGGATCGTTCATGAGGATTCCGGGATTCTCGCCATTAATAAACCTGGATTGGTAGTTTGCCATCCTTCCAAGAATGGACCGTGGTCAAGTCTGGTTGGCGCAGCTAGAGAGTATTTAGGCCAGGACTTGGTCCATCTGGTTCATCGATTAGATCGAGAAACGAGTGGAATTTGTCTCCTGGCTAAGGACAAATATCACGCGCGTCATTCGCAGATGGCCTTTCAGAATCAACAGATATCAAAAGTCTATATTGCTGTTTTAGAAGGTGAATTTATGGAACCTATTCACTTAAATACTCATTTGGCGAAAGACTTGGATTCTGAAGTCTATGTGAAGCAAACAGTTCGAAAATCGAATTCTTCAAAACGGGCAGAGACTCATTTTCAGCCCCTTCTTTCACGTGGTGGTTTTACACTGGCCAAGGTAGTTCCCATAACCGGTCGAAAGCATCAGATCAGGGTGCATGCTTCACACATGGGACATTCGATAGTGGGAGATAAAGTCTATGGACCGGATGATCGACTCTACCTTGAGTTTATAGAAAACGGTTATACTGAAAGTATGAACGCAATTCTTGGTTTTCATAGACAAGCGCTTCATGCTTATAGTGTTCACTTCGAGGCTCCGCTGTTTACTAGAAGCTTCATAGCACCATTGCCACCAGATATGCTCGGTCTTATTGAGGATAAGATGGGGATTTGCGCAGAAGAGATAGAAGATTTCGTGCTTAGCTCAGATAAACAAAAGTAA
- a CDS encoding polyprenyl synthetase family protein, translated as MLNPTEKPFQKPSVDVLQTYLSKPMRKLTQFLEGQIEAFEPQIRHLVDYCLKNSGKRIRPSLVFLSGEIDNPAVFEKLIQVSAVVEMVHIATLVHDDVLDGANKRRGKPTISSKFGQHTAVLLGDALFSHALHLASQFDTVEVCRLVSKSTRRVCSGEILQTFRRGDWKLSLEDYLEMLDMKTGELFSISTYLGGLLSGYSKEDCEILRKFGTELGVAYQAYDDLTDFIGDENKIGKTLGTDLTTGKATLPLIQLFQLNDPIATERMIGALERSDLVNINELLESYSIYDRSISFVSSLWEQAVTTLEKLPSEKLAKENLNSISQLLRQKLNELELSRVGT; from the coding sequence ATGCTAAATCCAACGGAAAAGCCTTTCCAAAAACCGTCCGTCGACGTGCTACAGACTTACCTCAGTAAGCCAATGAGGAAGCTGACGCAATTCCTGGAAGGCCAAATCGAAGCATTTGAACCTCAGATTAGGCATCTAGTTGATTATTGTCTTAAAAACAGTGGGAAACGAATTCGCCCCTCCTTGGTTTTTCTTTCCGGAGAAATTGATAATCCTGCTGTATTTGAAAAACTCATTCAGGTTTCAGCAGTTGTTGAAATGGTCCACATCGCCACACTTGTCCATGATGACGTGCTTGACGGCGCCAATAAACGACGTGGTAAGCCGACCATTAGCTCAAAATTTGGTCAGCACACAGCCGTCCTGCTGGGAGATGCATTATTTTCACACGCACTACATTTAGCATCGCAATTCGATACCGTTGAAGTCTGCCGTCTCGTATCAAAATCGACAAGACGGGTTTGCTCAGGTGAAATTTTGCAAACGTTTCGAAGAGGCGACTGGAAGTTGTCCCTGGAAGACTATTTGGAAATGCTGGACATGAAAACCGGCGAACTCTTTTCCATCTCAACCTACCTGGGAGGTTTGCTGTCAGGTTATTCCAAAGAAGACTGTGAAATTCTAAGGAAATTTGGCACCGAACTGGGGGTAGCCTACCAGGCGTACGATGATCTCACCGATTTTATTGGTGACGAAAACAAAATAGGGAAAACCCTGGGAACCGACCTTACCACAGGAAAGGCAACTCTCCCACTCATTCAACTTTTTCAGCTCAACGATCCAATAGCAACCGAGAGAATGATCGGAGCACTGGAGCGCTCAGATTTGGTCAATATAAACGAATTGCTGGAATCTTATAGCATTTACGATCGAAGTATCAGCTTCGTATCCAGCCTCTGGGAACAAGCAGTAACTACTCTAGAAAAACTTCCTTCCGAGAAACTTGCCAAAGAAAACTTGAATTCAATCAGCCAATTGCTCCGACAGAAATTGAATGAATTGGAACTCTCAAGAGTTGGAACATAA